The Xenopus tropicalis strain Nigerian chromosome 7, UCB_Xtro_10.0, whole genome shotgun sequence genome includes a region encoding these proteins:
- the LOC105945396 gene encoding olfactory receptor 8H3-like has product MASGSKANVSGFIIQGFSDTPELQASLFVLFLGIYLIILLGNLIIFLVISCNPHLHTPMYIFLQNLSLIDISFTTNVLPNLLHILLTQQNNISFLGCMTQMYVFVSFGASEYFLLTAMAYDRYVAICDPLHYIARMSRKHCAGLITAAFTVGFVDTIGHVVLISKLSYCASHLINHFFCDITPLLKLSCSSTFNMELFLYIVGALLFFNSFLLILISYIFIISAIQKIQSSEGRQKAFSTCASHLTCVITLYVTVVCLYLKPTKSYSLDRDKYFSLLYIILGPVLNPLIYTLKNREFKSSFNKMRERIVLILDRYFLMAVNKIWI; this is encoded by the coding sequence ATGGCCTCAGGAAGTAAAgcaaatgtttcaggattcatcatccaagggttctctgatactcctgagcttcaagcctctctttttgtgctattccttggaatctatctcatcattctgctgggaaatctcatcatattcttagtcatttcatgcaatcctcacttacacacccccatgtacatattcttgcagaacctttcactcatagacatttctttcacaACTaatgttttacctaatttgctacatattcttctcacacaacaaaataacatttcattcttggggtgtatgactcaaatgtatgtttttgtttcctttggtgccagtgaatactttctcctgacggccatggcatatgatcgttatgttgccatctgtgatccccttcattacattgcccgaatgagcaggaaacactgtgctgggcttataactgcagcattcactgttgggtttgttgATACTATTGGTCATGTTgtccttatatctaaactatcatattgtgcttcccatcttattaaccatttcttctgtgatatcacaccattgctaaaactttcctgtaGCAGCACTTTTAACATGGAGCTTTTTCTTTACATTGTAGGGGCATTGCTTTTTttcaattccttcctccttaTTCTTatatcatacatatttatcatctctgctattcaaaaaatacaatcctcagaggggagacaaaaagccttttctacctgtgcttctcacctgacctgtgtgataaccctttatgttaCAGTTGTTTGCTTGTATTTGAAACCCACAAAAAGTTATTCATTAGatagagacaagtatttctcactgctgtacattatcctgggccctgtgctaaatcctcttatttacacactgaaaaacagAGAATTTAAATCTTCTTTCAATAAAATGAGGGAAAGAATTGTACTTATTTTggatagatatttcttaatggcAGTCAACAAGATTTGGATCTGA
- the LOC116412172 gene encoding olfactory receptor 1019-like — MASESQANVSGFIIQGFSDIPELHIYLFVLFLGIYLIILLGNVIIFLVISCNPHLHTPMYIFLLNLSLIDISFTSNILPNLLHILLTQQNNISFLGCMTQMYLLVSFGASEYFLLTAMAYDRYVAICDPLHYIARMSRKHCAGLITAAFTVGFVDTVGHVTLISKLSYCASHLINHFFCDVIPLLKLSCSSTFSMELFIYFVGTLLFFNSFLLILISYIFIISAIRKIQSSEGRQKAFSTCASHLACVITLYVSVVCLYLRPTKSYSLERDKYFSLLYIILGPVLNPLIYTLKNREFKSSFNKMRERLVFWINIF, encoded by the coding sequence atgGCTTCAGAAAGTCAAgcaaatgtttcaggattcatcatccaaggatTCTCTGATATCCCCGAGCTTCATATCtatctttttgtgctattccttggaatctatctcatcattctgctgggaaatgtcatcatattcttagtcatttcatgcaatcctcacttacacacccccatgtacatattcttgctgaacctttcactcatagacatttctttcacctcaaatattttacctaatttgctacatattcttctcacacaacaaaataacatttcattcttggggtgtatgactcaaatgtatctCTTAGTTTCCTTTGGtgccagtgaatactttctcctgacggccatggcatatgatcgttatgttgccatctgtgatccccttcattacattgcccgaatgagcaggaaacactgtgctgggcttataactgcagcattcactgttgggtttgttgACACTGTTGGCCACGTTAcccttatatctaaactatcatattgtgcttcccatcttattaaccatttcttctgtgatgttataccattgctaaaactttcctgcagcagcacttttagcatggaactttttatttactttgtagGGACATTGCTTTTTttcaattccttcctccttattcttatctcatacatatttatcatctctgctatccggaaaatacaatcctcagaggggagacaaaaagccttttctacctgtgcttctcacctggcctgtgtgataaccctttatgtttCAGTTGTTTGTTTGTATTTGAGACCCACAAAAAGTTATTCCttggaaagagacaagtatttctcactgctgtacattatcctgggccctgtgctaaatcctcttatttacacactaaaAAACAGAGAATTTAAATCTTCTTTCAATAAAATGAGGGAAAGACTTGTATTTTGGATAAATATTTTTTAA
- the LOC105945395 gene encoding olfactory receptor 1019-like has product MALESQENVSGFIIQGFSDTPELQISLFVLFLVIYLIILLGNLIIFLVISCNPHLHTPMYIFLLNLSLIDISFPSNILPNLLYILLTKQSNISFLGCMTQMYLFVALASAEYLLLTAMAYDRYVAICDPLHYIARMSRKHCAGLITAAFTGGFVDSVGHVVLISKLSYCASHLINHFFCDVTPLLKLSCSSTFSVELLFYFVGTLLVFNSFLLTLASYIFIISAILKIQTSEGRQKAFSTCASHLACVITLYVTAICLYMRPTKSYSLERDKYFSLLYIALGPVLNPLIYTLKNREFKSYFNKMRERISKLVSKQ; this is encoded by the coding sequence ATGGCTTTAGAAAgtcaagaaaatgtttcaggattcatcatccaagggttctctgatactcctgagctccaaatctctctttttgtgctattccttgtaatctatctcatcattctgctgggaaatctcatcatattcctagtcatttcatgcaatcctcacttacacacccccatgtacatattcttgctgaacctttcactcatagacatttctttcccctcaaatattttacctaatttgctataTATTCTTCTTACAAAACAAagtaacatttcattcttggggtgtatgacccAAATGTATCTTTTTGTGGCCTTGGCTTCCGCTGAATACttactcctgacggccatggcatatgatcgttatgttgccatctgtgatccccttcattacattgcccgaatgagcaggaaacactgtgctgggcttataactgcagcattcactggtggGTTTGTTGACTCTGTTGGCCATGTAgtacttatatctaaactatcatattgtgcttcccatcttattaaccatttcttttgtgatgtcacaccattactaaaactttcctgcagcagcacttttagtgtggaacttttattttactttgtagGGACATTACTGGTTttcaattccttcctccttactctggcctcatacatatttatcatctctgctatcctgaaaatacaaacctcagaggggagacaaaaagccttttctacctgtgcttctcacctggcctgtgtgataaccctttatgtgaCAGcaatttgcctgtatatgagacccacaaaaagttattccctggaaagagacaagtatttctccctgctgtacattgccctgggccctgtgctaaatcctcttatttacacactgaaaaacagagaatttaaatcttattttaataaaatgaggGAAAGAATAAGTAAGCTTGTATCTAAACAGTAA